In Paralcaligenes sp. KSB-10, the following are encoded in one genomic region:
- a CDS encoding ferritin-like domain-containing protein: MAVSDFPSCLRAGALAALIERDPRRKLAAVQLLDESLIVDPTVILPEPVGIPGRPARPEMVLPLKVRQRSMQTPQGRAALIHSLAHIEFNAINLALDVIWRFAGMPEPFYRDWAQVAREEANHFDLLDRHLLGLGYRYGDFPAHDGLWEMAERTRNEVLARLALVPRTLEARGLDASPIVRNKLAGAGDAAGAAIIDVILQDEIGHVAIGNRWYRYLCGKHELDPIAEYKALAIKYRAPRLRGPFNFEARRAAGFSDQELQALQNDALDI, from the coding sequence CTGGCTGTGAGCGATTTCCCGTCTTGTTTGCGGGCCGGCGCGCTGGCGGCCCTGATCGAAAGGGACCCTAGGCGCAAGCTCGCCGCCGTTCAGCTTCTCGACGAATCGCTCATCGTCGATCCGACCGTCATTCTGCCCGAGCCCGTGGGCATTCCCGGACGGCCGGCCAGGCCCGAAATGGTGCTGCCCCTGAAGGTCAGGCAGCGCTCCATGCAAACGCCGCAAGGCCGGGCCGCGCTCATACACTCCCTTGCTCATATCGAGTTCAACGCCATTAATCTGGCCCTGGATGTCATCTGGCGTTTTGCCGGCATGCCCGAGCCGTTTTATCGGGACTGGGCGCAGGTGGCTCGTGAAGAAGCAAACCATTTCGATTTGCTTGACCGGCATCTGCTTGGCTTGGGTTACCGGTATGGCGATTTTCCGGCCCACGACGGCCTGTGGGAAATGGCCGAGCGCACCCGTAACGAAGTACTGGCACGTCTGGCATTGGTGCCGCGCACGCTCGAGGCGAGAGGGCTGGACGCCTCGCCCATTGTGCGTAATAAGCTGGCCGGGGCCGGGGATGCGGCGGGAGCCGCCATTATTGATGTTATTTTGCAAGATGAAATTGGCCATGTGGCCATTGGCAACCGGTGGTATCGTTATCTTTGCGGTAAACACGAACTGGATCCCATCGCCGAATACAAGGCCCTGGCAATAAAGTATCGTGCTCCACGGTTGCGCGGGCCTTTTAATTTCGAGGCCAGGCGGGCCGCAGGTTTTAGCGACCAGGAATTACAGGCTTTGCAAAATGACGCTCTCGATATTTGA
- a CDS encoding tripartite tricarboxylate transporter substrate binding protein, which translates to MIRRFLNKNILLALALGACLPWQAQAASYPSKPITFVVPFGAGSATDQLARALGQGITEETGDVVIIENKPGASAMIGASTVARAEADGYHVLITTNTSQAANPHLYKKLSYDPVKDFEPVTLLGTGGQIMVVNPSSPAKTVEEFIALAKKQPGKMTFGSGSSSSRVAGELFQQMAGIQILHVPYKSNPAAITDVLGGQVDMMMADMATGLPQVQSGKLRALGVTMLTPSALAPNVPTIDKAGVPGYEMGYWFGAYVPARTPAAVVDKLHDLLVKAETHAAATRFYTQTGTHPVVSTPKELLAFQKAETEKWGVIIRKAGIQPE; encoded by the coding sequence ATGATTCGCCGCTTTTTGAATAAAAATATTCTGCTTGCCCTGGCACTGGGCGCCTGCCTTCCATGGCAGGCCCAGGCCGCTTCCTACCCTTCCAAGCCGATTACATTCGTTGTGCCTTTTGGCGCCGGCAGTGCTACCGATCAGTTGGCACGGGCCCTTGGCCAGGGCATTACGGAAGAAACCGGCGATGTGGTGATCATTGAAAACAAGCCTGGCGCCAGCGCCATGATCGGTGCCAGCACTGTCGCCCGCGCCGAAGCCGATGGCTATCACGTGCTCATCACCACCAACACCTCGCAGGCCGCCAATCCGCATTTGTACAAAAAACTTTCGTACGATCCGGTGAAAGACTTCGAACCGGTTACGCTGCTCGGTACCGGCGGACAAATCATGGTGGTGAACCCATCATCTCCCGCAAAAACAGTAGAAGAATTTATCGCTCTGGCCAAGAAACAGCCCGGTAAAATGACTTTCGGCAGCGGCAGTTCAAGCAGCCGCGTGGCCGGTGAGCTATTCCAGCAAATGGCGGGCATACAGATTCTGCATGTGCCTTATAAAAGCAATCCGGCGGCCATTACCGATGTACTCGGCGGCCAAGTCGACATGATGATGGCCGATATGGCCACAGGCCTGCCGCAGGTGCAAAGCGGCAAGCTGCGGGCTCTGGGCGTCACCATGCTGACACCGTCGGCGCTGGCGCCGAACGTGCCGACCATCGACAAGGCAGGCGTACCCGGCTACGAAATGGGCTACTGGTTCGGCGCCTATGTGCCCGCCAGGACTCCCGCCGCCGTCGTCGATAAACTGCACGACCTCCTGGTAAAGGCGGAGACGCACGCCGCCGCGACCCGTTTCTACACACAGACCGGCACGCACCCGGTAGTCTCGACACCGAAAGAATTGCTGGCCTTCCAGAAAGCTGAAACGGAAAAATGGGGTGTAATCATCCGCAAGGCCGGGATACAGCCGGAATAA
- a CDS encoding sulfite exporter TauE/SafE family protein, producing the protein MSEYQVISGFVVGLLVGVTGVGGGSLMTPLLTLVFGYAPTVAVGTDLAFAALTKGAGTLAHGIHGQVRWPVVRRLCLGSLPAAVMALLCLRYVGSANETLLQFIKITIAVSVLLTVMAIALRPRLLAFLRHCSWYPLQGRGQKLATIAVGAVLGALVTISSIGAGAVGATLIFLLYPTLKPSEIVGTDIAYAVPLTALAALGHLWLGHVHWDLLGALLLGSVPGIWLGARLSRTLPERMVRLTLATTLTLVALRLIA; encoded by the coding sequence ATGAGCGAATATCAAGTCATTAGTGGTTTTGTAGTGGGGTTGCTGGTAGGCGTAACAGGCGTGGGAGGCGGCTCCCTCATGACGCCGCTGCTGACTTTGGTGTTTGGATACGCCCCGACCGTCGCCGTCGGCACCGACCTCGCGTTTGCCGCACTTACCAAAGGAGCCGGCACACTGGCTCACGGGATACACGGGCAAGTGCGTTGGCCCGTAGTCCGCCGCTTGTGCCTGGGCAGCCTGCCGGCGGCCGTGATGGCCTTGCTGTGCCTTCGTTACGTAGGATCGGCCAACGAAACCCTGTTGCAATTCATAAAAATCACCATTGCAGTATCGGTCCTGCTGACGGTCATGGCAATTGCCTTGCGGCCGCGCCTGCTCGCGTTCTTGCGACACTGCTCCTGGTATCCCCTGCAAGGCCGCGGCCAGAAGCTGGCTACGATCGCAGTCGGAGCGGTGCTGGGCGCATTGGTCACCATTTCTTCGATCGGCGCGGGCGCGGTGGGTGCGACCTTGATATTTCTGCTGTATCCGACGCTCAAGCCTTCGGAAATAGTCGGTACGGACATTGCGTACGCCGTGCCTTTGACCGCCTTGGCAGCCTTGGGGCATTTATGGCTTGGGCATGTGCACTGGGACCTGCTGGGTGCACTGTTGCTGGGCTCGGTTCCTGGAATCTGGCTCGGAGCCAGGCTTTCCCGCACCCTGCCCGAGAGAATGGTGCGTTTGACGCTGGCTACGACCTTGACATTGGTAGCCCTCAGGCTGATTGCCTGA
- a CDS encoding LysR substrate-binding domain-containing protein, producing the protein MFKLSLEALLIIDAIDRTGSFSAAAKELHRVPSTISYTVAKLEDDLGVQVFERAGPKIKLTPAGRELLSEGRYLLKAAEDLEQRVQRVASGWETEFAISMDAMFSPISLSEDIKAFYAASGKTRLRFTQEVMSGTWEALLDRRADMLVGAAGDGPSGGGYVAVPMGRIGFTFVVAPTHPLAGLQRPLSKADLHGHRAIAVADSARKLPSRTVGLLFGQDNLTVPDMRSKHEFQRAGLGFGFLPEPCVRKAIAAGTLVAKEVEEPKPQETFYLAWRTGENGAALNWWRKQLSRNTVLERLSRATAEQYGA; encoded by the coding sequence ATGTTTAAATTAAGTCTGGAAGCATTGCTGATTATTGACGCCATCGATCGCACGGGGTCCTTTTCCGCCGCCGCCAAGGAACTGCATCGCGTGCCTTCCACCATATCCTATACGGTCGCCAAACTTGAAGATGACCTGGGAGTGCAGGTTTTTGAGCGCGCCGGGCCGAAAATCAAACTGACTCCGGCCGGCCGCGAACTGCTCAGCGAGGGCCGCTACCTGCTCAAGGCGGCCGAAGACCTCGAACAGCGCGTGCAGCGTGTCGCCTCGGGCTGGGAAACCGAGTTCGCAATCAGTATGGACGCCATGTTCTCGCCCATTTCCTTAAGCGAAGACATCAAGGCGTTCTACGCCGCCTCCGGTAAAACCCGCTTGCGTTTTACCCAGGAAGTCATGTCTGGAACCTGGGAGGCTTTGCTGGACCGGCGCGCAGATATGCTGGTTGGCGCGGCGGGCGACGGCCCGTCGGGAGGCGGCTATGTGGCAGTACCCATGGGACGCATCGGCTTTACTTTCGTGGTGGCGCCGACACATCCCCTGGCGGGCTTGCAGCGCCCTCTTTCAAAAGCCGATCTGCATGGGCATCGAGCCATTGCCGTGGCGGATTCGGCGCGCAAATTGCCCTCCCGCACTGTCGGACTGCTATTCGGACAAGATAACCTGACTGTCCCCGACATGCGCAGCAAGCATGAATTCCAGCGCGCCGGACTCGGATTCGGTTTCCTGCCCGAACCTTGCGTGCGCAAGGCGATAGCAGCCGGTACGCTCGTGGCAAAAGAGGTGGAGGAGCCCAAGCCTCAAGAAACGTTCTACCTGGCCTGGCGTACCGGAGAAAACGGTGCCGCACTCAATTGGTGGAGAAAACAGTTGAGCCGGAATACAGTTTTGGAGCGGCTGTCCCGCGCCACGGCCGAACAGTACGGCGCATAG
- a CDS encoding sigma-70 family RNA polymerase sigma factor, producing the protein MSVPNFDYEAKLVACAQGDRKAFQELFRQESPRMLALATKMLSQRADAEEVVRDSFVLIWKNAASYEASLGTARAWIYSIMRYRILNRLRQSGRHVPADAEWIDTLPDNPAVEPEGANHLASDLAQLDDVQRRPILMAFYNGFTYEQIAARLAIPAIQIKTHVRAGLRTLQETHQA; encoded by the coding sequence ATGTCTGTTCCAAACTTCGATTATGAAGCAAAGCTTGTTGCATGCGCCCAGGGCGACCGCAAGGCGTTCCAGGAATTATTCCGGCAAGAATCGCCACGCATGCTGGCATTGGCCACGAAAATGCTGTCGCAGCGCGCCGACGCGGAAGAAGTGGTGCGCGATTCATTTGTTCTGATCTGGAAAAATGCGGCCAGCTATGAAGCCAGCCTTGGAACGGCGCGGGCCTGGATATACAGCATTATGCGATATCGCATCCTGAATCGCCTGCGCCAGTCGGGACGGCACGTTCCCGCCGATGCCGAGTGGATAGACACCCTGCCCGACAATCCCGCTGTCGAGCCCGAGGGCGCGAATCACCTGGCTAGCGATCTGGCGCAACTCGACGATGTGCAACGCCGCCCCATACTCATGGCGTTTTATAACGGCTTCACCTACGAACAAATCGCCGCTCGGCTGGCCATTCCCGCCATTCAGATAAAAACGCATGTACGCGCCGGACTGCGCACGCTTCAGGAGACTCACCAAGCATGA
- a CDS encoding acyclic terpene utilization AtuA family protein — protein sequence MASTPLQIGCASGFSGDRTDGALPVVKTLIETGGQALIFETLAERTLALAQLAKNQDPEAGYEPLLSELLSPILALCLNHGIQIVSNFGAANPPGAARRIERLSHELGLRMPRIATLSGDNLDSAEQRAFLRERLGAEFDRLDIVSINAYQGAAEIAQALQAGAQVVVAGRVADPSLTLGPALAHFGWQADDWHRLGCATMAGHLLECGTQVTGGYFAVPGLKEVPDMHKLGFPIASIAESGALSITKARDTGGIVTTQTVKEQLLYEVHDPAAYLTPDVTADISRVHVAQTAPDQVAVDGVTGWARPEELKVNICYRGGWLAEAEISYAGVQAEARARLAAETVRRRIGGQLELRIDLIGTLSIFGDDAGELLRQHAHGRGQDIRLRVAAAHPEKNVAERVLREVTALYTCGPAGGGGVRTSLRPRLNSISSTVPRDLAPAGWQFLRPDQYA from the coding sequence ATGGCTTCGACACCATTACAAATAGGCTGCGCCAGCGGCTTTTCAGGAGACCGCACCGATGGCGCCCTGCCGGTCGTGAAGACTCTGATTGAGACGGGAGGCCAGGCACTGATATTTGAAACACTGGCAGAAAGAACCCTGGCGCTTGCCCAACTGGCAAAGAACCAGGATCCCGAAGCGGGCTACGAGCCGCTGCTGAGCGAGCTGTTGAGCCCCATTCTGGCGCTGTGCCTGAATCACGGAATTCAGATCGTCAGTAATTTTGGCGCAGCCAATCCGCCTGGCGCCGCACGGCGCATCGAACGCCTGTCACACGAACTTGGCCTGCGGATGCCTCGCATCGCCACCCTGAGCGGCGACAACCTCGATAGCGCCGAGCAGCGCGCCTTTCTACGCGAACGCCTTGGGGCGGAATTCGATCGACTGGATATCGTAAGCATCAACGCCTATCAGGGAGCCGCCGAGATTGCACAGGCATTGCAGGCCGGCGCTCAGGTGGTTGTCGCCGGCCGCGTCGCCGACCCGTCCCTGACGCTGGGCCCCGCCCTCGCACACTTTGGCTGGCAAGCCGACGATTGGCACAGGCTGGGCTGCGCCACCATGGCAGGCCATTTGCTGGAATGCGGCACTCAGGTCACGGGCGGCTACTTTGCCGTACCTGGCTTGAAAGAGGTGCCAGACATGCACAAGCTGGGATTCCCCATAGCCAGCATTGCCGAATCCGGCGCCTTATCCATTACCAAAGCGCGCGATACGGGCGGAATCGTCACGACCCAAACCGTCAAGGAACAATTACTGTACGAAGTTCACGACCCCGCGGCATACCTGACTCCTGACGTTACCGCCGATATCAGCCGGGTTCATGTTGCGCAGACTGCGCCGGACCAGGTTGCCGTCGACGGAGTGACCGGATGGGCCAGGCCTGAAGAATTGAAAGTGAATATCTGCTATCGCGGCGGCTGGCTGGCCGAAGCGGAAATCTCGTATGCCGGTGTCCAGGCCGAAGCGCGCGCACGCCTGGCTGCCGAAACGGTACGGCGGCGTATCGGTGGGCAGCTTGAATTGCGCATTGATCTGATCGGCACCTTGAGCATATTTGGCGATGACGCCGGCGAACTATTGCGGCAACACGCGCATGGCCGCGGACAGGATATACGCCTGCGCGTTGCCGCGGCGCATCCCGAAAAAAATGTCGCCGAACGCGTATTGCGCGAAGTGACGGCGCTGTATACCTGCGGCCCGGCGGGTGGCGGCGGTGTACGTACATCGCTGCGCCCACGCCTGAACAGCATTTCCAGCACGGTGCCCCGCGATCTTGCGCCGGCTGGCTGGCAATTCCTGAGGCCTGACCAATATGCATGA
- a CDS encoding MerR family transcriptional regulator has product MSPTEPPVTLPPIPAKRYFTIGEVSDLCCVKPHVLRYWEQEFTQLKPVKRRGNRRYYQHHEVLLIRRIRDLLYEQGFTISGARNRLGDAREVPRDQDAAVRLSGQELQSLRADLVAVRDLLSEAIGATPSTRA; this is encoded by the coding sequence ATGAGCCCAACCGAACCCCCAGTTACCTTGCCGCCGATTCCTGCCAAGCGTTATTTCACGATTGGCGAGGTCAGCGACTTATGTTGCGTCAAGCCCCATGTCCTGCGTTATTGGGAACAGGAGTTTACGCAGCTCAAACCGGTCAAACGACGCGGCAATCGCCGGTATTATCAGCACCACGAAGTCTTGCTGATCCGTCGCATACGCGATCTGCTCTACGAACAGGGCTTTACCATCAGCGGCGCGCGCAATCGCCTGGGCGACGCGCGCGAAGTGCCGCGCGATCAAGATGCCGCCGTGCGCCTGAGCGGACAGGAACTGCAATCCCTGCGGGCCGATCTGGTCGCCGTGCGCGATCTGCTGTCCGAGGCTATCGGCGCCACGCCTTCCACCAGAGCCTGA
- a CDS encoding pirin family protein, translated as MLEVRKSEDRGVANHGWLSSRHTFSFANYHDPRQMGFGPLLVINEDRVQPAQGFGTHGHRDMEIISYVLDGALEHKDSMGTGSVIRYGDVQRMSAGTGVRHSEFNHSQSEEVHFLQIWIEPNQTGIAPSYEEKHFDQAAKNGQLRLIASSDGRDGSVLIHQDASVFASILNGADRVDYPLSPSRRAYVHVARGEVTVNGVRLSSGDALKITDETRVTLDQAQAAEVLLFDLPQ; from the coding sequence ATGCTGGAAGTCCGCAAGAGCGAGGATCGTGGAGTTGCCAATCATGGCTGGCTTAGTTCTCGCCATACATTTTCTTTCGCCAATTACCACGACCCCAGGCAAATGGGGTTCGGGCCTTTGCTGGTGATCAACGAAGACCGGGTGCAGCCTGCGCAAGGGTTTGGCACTCATGGCCACCGCGACATGGAAATCATTTCCTATGTGCTCGACGGTGCTCTGGAGCACAAGGACAGCATGGGTACCGGCTCGGTGATCCGCTATGGCGATGTGCAGCGCATGAGCGCGGGCACCGGCGTGCGCCACAGCGAGTTCAATCATTCGCAGTCGGAAGAAGTGCATTTTCTGCAAATCTGGATTGAGCCCAATCAAACCGGGATTGCACCCAGCTATGAAGAAAAGCATTTTGACCAGGCCGCCAAGAATGGCCAGTTGCGGTTGATCGCTTCGTCCGATGGCCGCGACGGCTCGGTGCTGATCCACCAGGATGCCAGCGTTTTTGCGTCCATTTTGAATGGCGCCGATCGAGTCGACTATCCATTGTCGCCAAGCCGTCGTGCCTATGTGCATGTGGCTCGCGGCGAGGTTACGGTCAATGGCGTTCGCCTGTCGAGCGGAGACGCGTTGAAAATAACCGATGAAACCCGAGTTACCCTGGATCAGGCCCAGGCAGCCGAAGTCCTGCTGTTCGATTTGCCGCAGTGA
- a CDS encoding LysR family transcriptional regulator: MNISSRQLRAFVALVQERHFTRAAQRCHQTQPAFSASIKSLEDVAGVRLFDRTTRRVELTPEGELFNESALRLLNDFDAVMADIQDHVAKRKGRVSVAALPSLAAGWLPTIYARFHAQYPDIELQLHDALLEPCLDLVRQGGADIAVAAEGQDMTGLMAEPLCEDYFYLVCRRDHALAGSSSITLKALKGNSFIQLGKTSSIRRSLAQNSIFSDMSTFLEVDHLASVTGLVVAGLGVSLVPAMTLYQFRHPDIAVIPLSPKNRLKRSLYLIRRREKSLSSAARAFYDVLLEQRGVLTGH, translated from the coding sequence ATGAATATATCGTCGCGACAACTGCGGGCCTTTGTGGCTTTGGTGCAGGAGCGCCATTTCACGAGGGCTGCCCAGCGCTGCCATCAGACGCAGCCAGCATTCAGCGCCTCTATAAAATCGCTTGAAGATGTTGCCGGAGTACGATTATTCGATCGAACCACACGGCGCGTGGAGCTGACTCCCGAGGGCGAGTTGTTCAATGAATCGGCATTGCGCCTGCTGAACGATTTCGATGCTGTCATGGCCGATATCCAGGACCATGTGGCCAAGCGCAAGGGGCGGGTATCGGTCGCCGCCCTGCCGTCGCTGGCGGCAGGCTGGTTGCCCACGATATATGCCCGGTTCCATGCGCAGTATCCGGATATCGAATTGCAGTTGCACGATGCCTTGCTGGAGCCCTGTCTGGATCTGGTGCGGCAGGGAGGCGCCGATATTGCGGTGGCGGCCGAAGGGCAGGATATGACAGGCCTGATGGCCGAGCCCTTGTGCGAGGATTATTTTTATTTGGTGTGTCGGCGCGATCATGCTTTGGCCGGCAGTTCCTCAATTACCTTGAAGGCATTGAAAGGAAATTCGTTTATTCAGTTGGGCAAAACCAGCAGTATTCGGCGGAGCCTGGCGCAAAACAGTATCTTTTCAGACATGAGCACATTTCTGGAGGTCGATCATCTGGCTTCGGTCACCGGCCTGGTTGTCGCTGGATTGGGCGTGAGCCTTGTGCCGGCCATGACGCTGTATCAGTTCCGGCACCCCGATATTGCCGTGATTCCCTTGTCGCCCAAGAACCGCCTGAAGCGCTCTTTGTATTTGATCCGGCGGCGCGAGAAAAGCCTGTCGAGCGCGGCCAGGGCCTTTTACGATGTGCTGCTGGAGCAGAGGGGTGTTTTGACAGGGCATTGA
- a CDS encoding integration host factor subunit alpha, which yields MTQDPRTLTKAELAELLFDRVGLNKREAKDIVDTFFEEIRESLARGVEVKLSGFGNFQVRDKPPRPGRNPKTGEVIPIEARRVVTFHASQKLKGVVEQSGAVSDAVAVD from the coding sequence ATGACCCAAGATCCTCGTACCCTGACCAAGGCCGAGCTGGCAGAATTGCTGTTTGACCGGGTAGGCCTGAACAAACGCGAAGCCAAAGACATTGTCGATACCTTCTTCGAAGAAATTCGCGAATCTCTGGCGCGTGGCGTTGAAGTCAAGCTGTCGGGATTCGGCAATTTTCAAGTGCGCGACAAACCGCCTCGTCCGGGCCGCAACCCGAAGACCGGCGAAGTCATACCCATTGAAGCGCGACGCGTGGTCACGTTTCATGCCAGCCAGAAGCTCAAGGGAGTGGTCGAGCAGTCCGGAGCAGTCTCCGATGCCGTGGCCGTCGACTGA
- a CDS encoding anti-sigma factor domain-containing protein produces MSIEQLADDDLLIAEYTLGLLNLQETAKAQALLGNSQDAVVAALKWEDRFLGLVDQLPPLEPSPQLLQRIQAALGQEITLIERRSVWPRVFKKIISGTWGSIWLWRLICVVLALAATTFALKPKLSILQVTPTQAAVLQAPGQSSTPGWVATTDHQHNLVLKPLVRIDVPADSSVQLWTHATESEPPRSLGVIDPNQAITVPAATIGQVKPGQLFEITLEAKGGAPSGNPNGPVLFIGRMVAIGP; encoded by the coding sequence ATGAGTATCGAGCAACTGGCCGATGACGACCTCCTGATCGCCGAATACACTCTGGGGCTATTGAATCTGCAGGAAACCGCGAAGGCGCAGGCCCTATTGGGCAACTCCCAGGATGCCGTAGTGGCGGCGCTTAAATGGGAAGACCGATTTTTAGGTCTTGTCGATCAGCTCCCGCCCCTTGAACCATCTCCTCAGTTGTTGCAGCGCATACAAGCTGCCCTGGGACAGGAAATCACGCTTATCGAACGTCGCAGCGTCTGGCCGCGAGTGTTCAAAAAAATCATTTCCGGAACATGGGGATCCATCTGGCTCTGGCGCCTGATCTGCGTCGTGCTGGCGCTGGCGGCAACAACCTTTGCGCTCAAGCCCAAACTGTCGATCCTGCAAGTAACCCCCACGCAAGCCGCAGTGCTGCAAGCCCCCGGCCAAAGTTCTACACCCGGTTGGGTGGCAACCACCGATCATCAGCATAATCTGGTATTGAAGCCTCTGGTGCGGATCGACGTGCCGGCCGACTCTTCCGTGCAGCTCTGGACGCACGCCACTGAAAGCGAACCGCCTCGTTCACTGGGGGTGATCGATCCAAATCAGGCCATCACGGTTCCAGCCGCCACGATAGGCCAGGTAAAGCCCGGTCAATTGTTTGAGATTACCCTCGAAGCCAAGGGCGGAGCCCCTTCGGGCAACCCGAACGGCCCTGTTCTGTTCATAGGCCGCATGGTTGCAATCGGCCCTTGA
- a CDS encoding L-serine ammonia-lyase, with translation MTLSIFDIFKIGIGPSSSHTVGPMRSARNFARSLEASGDLARVRKITIELYGSLAETGRGHGTDMGIMLGLLGMAPDTVDPTGVATLIDQIHSSRQLALWGSHPIEFDPGKAFVYRLRPMVEHPNGMRFSAFDTAGHLLRAERYLSIGGGFIRSLDAINIDETVPQNGPIPYPFTTGQQLLGLCDSTSLSVAQLVLANEHTLLPPDQVRAKILHIAQVMNACIDRGCGLHNSQADQPLPGPLKVRRRAPSLYRELQRDTAKKDVMFAMDWVNLFAMAVNEENAASGRVVTAPTNGAAGLIPAVLRYYQSFVPEFSEQGVIDFLLTAAAIGFLYKENASISGAEVGCQGEVGVACSMAAAALTAVLGGTPHQVENAAEIGMEHNLGLTCDPVGGLVQIPCIERNAMGAVKAINASRLALQGDGKHHVSLDAVIETMRQTGADMRTKYKETSRGGLAVNVVVC, from the coding sequence ATGACGCTCTCGATATTTGATATCTTTAAAATTGGCATAGGGCCGTCCAGCTCGCATACGGTGGGGCCCATGCGGTCGGCCCGCAATTTTGCGCGCAGCCTTGAGGCCAGCGGCGACCTTGCCAGGGTGCGCAAGATTACCATCGAACTATATGGGTCGCTGGCTGAAACCGGGCGTGGCCATGGCACCGATATGGGCATTATGCTGGGCTTGCTCGGGATGGCGCCCGATACTGTCGACCCCACCGGCGTGGCGACTTTGATCGATCAAATACACAGCAGCCGCCAGCTTGCGCTTTGGGGCTCGCACCCCATCGAGTTCGATCCCGGCAAGGCCTTTGTTTATCGGCTCAGGCCCATGGTTGAACATCCCAATGGAATGCGCTTCAGCGCATTCGATACTGCCGGACATCTGCTGCGAGCCGAACGCTATCTGTCGATCGGTGGCGGTTTTATTCGCTCGCTCGACGCAATCAATATCGATGAAACCGTCCCGCAAAACGGTCCCATTCCCTACCCGTTCACAACGGGGCAGCAGTTGCTCGGCCTTTGCGATTCCACGAGCCTGTCGGTAGCTCAACTGGTACTGGCCAATGAGCATACTCTGCTGCCTCCCGACCAGGTCAGGGCAAAAATCCTGCATATTGCCCAGGTCATGAACGCCTGTATCGATCGTGGCTGCGGTTTGCATAATTCGCAAGCCGATCAGCCGCTGCCCGGACCTTTGAAGGTCCGGCGCCGCGCACCGTCTTTGTATCGGGAACTGCAGCGCGACACCGCCAAAAAAGATGTCATGTTCGCCATGGACTGGGTCAATCTGTTTGCCATGGCCGTCAATGAAGAAAATGCAGCCAGCGGCCGGGTGGTGACTGCTCCTACCAATGGTGCCGCGGGCCTGATACCGGCTGTGTTGCGGTATTACCAATCTTTCGTTCCCGAGTTTTCCGAACAGGGGGTGATTGATTTTCTGCTTACGGCGGCGGCCATAGGCTTTCTGTACAAGGAAAACGCCTCGATTTCGGGTGCCGAGGTCGGTTGCCAGGGCGAGGTCGGCGTAGCCTGTTCCATGGCGGCGGCCGCCCTGACCGCCGTGCTGGGCGGGACACCGCATCAGGTTGAAAATGCGGCTGAAATCGGCATGGAACACAATCTGGGCCTGACCTGCGATCCGGTGGGCGGCCTGGTGCAAATTCCTTGTATCGAGCGCAACGCCATGGGTGCCGTCAAGGCGATCAACGCATCGCGCCTGGCTTTGCAGGGCGATGGCAAGCATCATGTGTCGTTGGATGCCGTGATTGAAACCATGCGCCAGACGGGCGCCGACATGCGTACCAAATATAAGGAAACCTCGCGGGGTGGGCTGGCTGTGAATGTCGTTGTGTGTTAG